Proteins encoded together in one Ictidomys tridecemlineatus isolate mIctTri1 chromosome 3, mIctTri1.hap1, whole genome shotgun sequence window:
- the Gas7 gene encoding growth arrest-specific protein 7 isoform X7, whose protein sequence is MSLRKSTGDSQNLGSLSPGKKQSKENTITINCVTFPHPDTMPEQQLLKPTEWSYCDYFWADKKDPQGNGTVAGFELLLQKQLKGKQMQKEMSEFVRERIKIEEEYAKNLAKLSQNSLAAQEEGSLGEAWAQVKKSLADEAEVHLKFSAKLHSEVEKPLMNFRENFKKDMKKCDHHIADLRKQLASRYASVEKARKALTERQRDLEMKTQQLEIKLSNKTEEDIKKARRKSTQAGDDLMRCVDLYNQAQSKWFEEMVTTTLELERLEVERVEMIRQHLCQYTQLRHETDMFNQSTVEPVDQLLRKVDPAKDRELWVREHKTGNIRPVDMEI, encoded by the exons ATAAATTGCGTGACATTCCCTCACCCAGACACCATGCCTGAACAGCAACTGCTAAAGCCAACCGAGTGGAGCTACTGTGACTACTTCTGG gCTGATAAGAAGGATCCCCAAGGCAATGGCACGGTGGCTGGGTTCGAACTGCTGCTCCAAAAGCAACTGAAGGGCAaacaaatgcagaaagaaatgtcTGAATTCGTCCGAGAGAG GATAAAGATTGAAGAGGAATATGCAAAGAACTTGGCTAAGCTCTCTCAGAACTCCTTGGCTGCACAGGAGGAAGG CTCCTTGGGAGAAGCCTGGGCCCAGGTGAAGAAGAGTCTGGCAGATGAAGCAGAGGTTCATCTCAAGTTCTCCGCCAAG CTTCACAGCGAGGTCGAGAAGCCCCTAATGAACTTTCGTGAGAACTTCAAGAAAGACATGAAAAAGTGTGACCACCATATCGCTGACCTCCGCAAGCAGCTCGCCAGCCGCTATGCGTCGGTGGAGAAG GCCCGGAAAGCCCTCACAGAGCGGCAGAGAGACCTGGAGATGAAGACTCAGCAGCTGGAGATCAAGCTGAGCAACAAGACAGAGGAGGACATCAAGAAGGCACGGAGAAAGTCCACACAGGCTG GTGATGACCTCATGCGCTGTGTGGACCTCTACAACCAGGCCCAGTCCAAGTGGTTTGAAGAGATGGTGACCACCACTTTG GAGCTGGAGCGGCTGGaggtggagagggtggagatgatCCGGCAACATCTGTGTCAGTACACACAGCTGCGGCATGAGACAGACATGTTCAACCAAAGC ACAGTCGAGCCTGTGGACCAACTGCTTCGAAAAGTGGACCCGGCCAAAGACAGAGAGCTGTGGGTCAGAGAGCACAAAACGGGCAACATTCGCCCCGTGGACATGGAGATCTAG